One genomic window of Medicago truncatula cultivar Jemalong A17 chromosome 1, MtrunA17r5.0-ANR, whole genome shotgun sequence includes the following:
- the LOC25483972 gene encoding auxin-induced protein 6B, whose translation MLDSFVGKVQKSLSVFVPRKHALSYINEDHATTTSDLADDVTKGYFAVLAKKGVETRRFIVGLDYLTDPAFLGLLDDAWEEYGFRQKGTLVVPCRPIDLQNILDSRKT comes from the coding sequence ATGCTTGATTCATTTGTTGGGAAGGTACAAAAGAGTTTATCAGTCTTTGTACCAAGAAAGCATGCATTGAGCTACATAAATGAAGATCATGCCACAACCACAAGTGATCTTGCTGATGATGTTACGAAAGGTTACTTTGCTGTTCTTGCAAAGAAGGGTGTAGAAACTAGAAGGTTTATTGTTGGGTTAGATTACTTAACTGATCCTGCTTTTTTGGGATTGCTTGATGATGCTTGGGAGGAGTATGGTTTTAGACAGAAGGGAACTCTTGTTGTTCCGTGTCGGCCGATCGACTTGCAGAACATTCTAGATAGTCGGAAAACATAG